A genome region from Thermococcus gorgonarius includes the following:
- a CDS encoding 2-oxoglutarate ferredoxin oxidoreductase subunit delta translates to MADVEGKTTVEKNGYLVIGKAEGIVEIDVDTFLCKGCGICVEMCPRKVFEWSKELSEKGVHYPVPVHAEKCVKCKLCELLCPDFAIAVRW, encoded by the coding sequence ATGGCAGATGTCGAAGGGAAAACCACCGTTGAAAAGAACGGCTACCTTGTGATTGGAAAGGCTGAAGGAATCGTTGAAATCGACGTTGACACTTTTCTCTGTAAGGGCTGCGGAATCTGCGTCGAGATGTGCCCGAGGAAGGTCTTCGAGTGGAGTAAAGAGCTCAGCGAAAAGGGCGTGCATTACCCTGTCCCGGTTCACGCCGAGAAGTGCGTCAAGTGCAAGCTCTGTGAGTTGCTCTGCCCTGATTTTGCAATAGCGGTAAGGTGGTGA
- a CDS encoding 2-oxoacid:acceptor oxidoreductase subunit alpha, which produces MIIRGDEPEQIRLIRKLYKPGNYFMQGDEAVSYGAIFAGCRFYAGYPITPASEIAETMARELPKVSGYYIQMEDEIGSIAAVVGASWTGLKSMTATSGPGFSLMQENLGYAIMTETPLVLVDVQRSGPSTGQATKGAQGDFFQARWGTHGDHTIIAVSPTSGQDAFWETIRAFNIAEKLRTPVVMLFDGVLAHTRELVRIPDIEEVEIAYRKLPANEEEAKLPFGDPHGDGVPPMPLFGHGYFTHVTGSTHKENGLRDVYTPEVHDKLVRRLHRKIEQNKDVYEKYEEHFTDDAEILVVSWGVTARPALGAVLKAREEGIKAGLFVPKTVHPFPGEGMKQLGKRVRAILVPEMNLGQMILEVQRFVNDDVLLKGVNKIGGVPLTVEEILREIRGVA; this is translated from the coding sequence ATGATAATCAGGGGCGACGAGCCCGAGCAGATCAGGCTCATCAGGAAGCTCTACAAGCCCGGCAACTACTTCATGCAGGGCGACGAAGCGGTCTCATACGGTGCGATCTTCGCAGGCTGCCGCTTCTACGCTGGCTACCCAATAACTCCCGCCAGCGAGATAGCCGAAACGATGGCCAGAGAACTGCCGAAGGTCTCGGGCTATTACATCCAGATGGAGGATGAGATTGGGAGCATAGCGGCTGTAGTTGGTGCCTCTTGGACGGGACTCAAGTCAATGACAGCCACCTCAGGCCCGGGTTTTTCGCTGATGCAGGAGAACCTCGGCTACGCGATAATGACCGAGACGCCGCTCGTTCTCGTTGACGTCCAGAGGAGTGGTCCCTCAACGGGGCAGGCCACCAAAGGTGCCCAGGGAGACTTCTTCCAGGCCAGGTGGGGAACACATGGAGATCATACGATAATTGCCGTTTCTCCAACCAGCGGACAGGACGCCTTCTGGGAAACGATAAGGGCCTTCAACATCGCCGAGAAGCTGAGGACGCCGGTGGTTATGCTCTTCGACGGCGTTTTGGCACACACGAGGGAGCTCGTCAGGATTCCCGATATAGAGGAGGTCGAGATAGCCTACCGCAAGTTGCCTGCAAACGAGGAAGAAGCTAAGCTTCCTTTCGGTGACCCCCACGGCGACGGTGTCCCACCAATGCCGCTCTTCGGCCACGGCTACTTTACCCACGTCACCGGCTCGACCCACAAGGAGAACGGACTGAGGGATGTCTACACTCCCGAAGTCCACGACAAACTCGTGAGGAGGCTCCACAGGAAGATAGAGCAGAACAAGGACGTTTACGAAAAGTACGAGGAGCACTTCACCGACGATGCTGAAATCCTCGTCGTCAGCTGGGGTGTAACTGCTCGTCCGGCCCTAGGGGCGGTTCTCAAGGCGAGGGAGGAGGGAATAAAGGCCGGCCTCTTCGTGCCGAAGACCGTCCATCCGTTCCCCGGTGAGGGGATGAAACAGCTCGGAAAGCGCGTTAGGGCAATCCTCGTGCCGGAGATGAACCTCGGTCAGATGATCCTTGAGGTTCAGCGCTTCGTTAACGATGACGTTCTGCTTAAGGGTGTTAACAAGATAGGCGGTGTCCCCCTGACCGTTGAGGAGATCCTGCGCGAGATAAGGGGTGTTGCCTGA